From the Pseudoalteromonas tunicata genome, one window contains:
- a CDS encoding TonB-dependent receptor has protein sequence MATQHAYPKLNKTILALSPLALIINGLFSATAVADDKIEVIEIHADHLKDASLLGSSEQLLTELGVDFSAAGGVSSLPILNGMMGDRVKVLVDGADITAACANQMNPPLSYLSANQIKSLTVIAGISPVSAGGDNIAGVIHVNAIAPTFSDSTSLTWQAGSLAAQYRSVDEGVSLGASAQLASKTFSLSYQGAYSDAKSYQDGNGETVLDTLYRSQNHVLIAALKSDKQQLAIKLNHQHIPFQGFANQYMDMVDNTSVGLTTQYQRQTELGDFSAHLNWHKVSHEMGFFTDEKTGKMPMKTDAEDASYQLKFAHEFNNTSAITLGQEYYHYEIEDWWPPVAGSMMMGPNEYHNIHDGKRQRLAAFAQLDQQLNTAWSMSGGIRIEQVRTQAGLVQNYNSMPMTMPGMAMPMKSIDAKAAEQFNQQDRKQSDTLVDATIVTRYAFDNFKELQFGLARKNRAPNLYERYSWGQSAMATSMIGWYGDGNGYIGDIHLAPESAHTASITYAMAGDTSPWQWSTNLWYSAVNDYIDADVVGRFNRSNIADNKRHILKFTNVDAHLYGVRFDGSVQLHDSKNQGQITLKAKVNATRGERDDSNDPLYQIQPLQSELKLIQQQDNWQHAISWQWVDSKHRIDARRLENQTDSYHLVNIQSSVTWQQLSMTFAITNFLDTQYELPLGGVNIAEFKADTSQGYQQLRGQGRSLNVSMNYTF, from the coding sequence ATGGCTACTCAACATGCTTATCCAAAGCTGAATAAAACGATACTAGCGCTGTCTCCCCTTGCGTTAATCATTAATGGTCTTTTTTCAGCAACCGCTGTCGCCGATGATAAAATTGAAGTGATTGAAATTCATGCTGATCATCTCAAAGACGCAAGCTTATTAGGCTCAAGCGAGCAGCTTTTAACAGAATTAGGGGTCGATTTTTCTGCCGCTGGGGGTGTCTCTAGCTTGCCTATTTTAAACGGCATGATGGGCGATAGAGTTAAAGTCTTAGTCGATGGGGCAGATATTACCGCGGCATGCGCGAATCAAATGAACCCGCCACTTTCGTACTTATCAGCAAATCAAATCAAAAGCTTAACTGTTATTGCGGGTATTTCACCTGTCAGTGCAGGTGGCGATAATATTGCTGGCGTGATCCACGTTAACGCCATCGCACCAACATTTAGCGATTCAACCAGTTTAACGTGGCAAGCGGGCTCATTGGCTGCGCAATATCGCAGCGTTGATGAAGGCGTTTCTCTCGGTGCGAGTGCGCAATTGGCCAGTAAAACATTTAGCTTAAGTTATCAAGGCGCATATTCAGATGCGAAAAGCTACCAAGATGGTAATGGTGAGACTGTGCTTGATACCTTATACCGCTCACAAAACCATGTGCTTATAGCGGCATTAAAATCTGATAAACAACAATTGGCCATTAAACTCAATCATCAGCATATTCCCTTTCAAGGATTTGCTAATCAATACATGGACATGGTTGATAACACCAGTGTTGGTTTGACCACACAATATCAACGCCAAACCGAGTTAGGTGATTTTTCGGCGCACCTAAACTGGCATAAAGTGAGCCACGAAATGGGGTTCTTTACTGATGAGAAAACCGGCAAAATGCCAATGAAAACCGATGCCGAAGATGCCAGTTACCAACTCAAATTCGCTCACGAGTTTAACAATACATCGGCCATTACTCTCGGCCAAGAGTATTACCATTACGAAATCGAAGACTGGTGGCCACCGGTTGCAGGCTCAATGATGATGGGCCCTAATGAATATCACAATATTCATGATGGTAAACGGCAACGTTTGGCCGCTTTTGCACAGTTAGATCAGCAACTGAATACCGCTTGGTCAATGTCAGGCGGCATTCGAATTGAACAAGTGCGCACCCAAGCTGGTTTGGTACAAAATTACAACAGCATGCCAATGACGATGCCAGGCATGGCAATGCCAATGAAAAGTATCGATGCCAAAGCAGCCGAACAGTTTAATCAGCAAGACCGAAAACAAAGCGACACCTTGGTAGATGCCACAATAGTTACGCGTTATGCATTCGATAATTTTAAAGAACTACAATTTGGATTAGCCCGCAAAAATCGTGCACCTAACTTGTATGAGCGCTATAGCTGGGGGCAAAGCGCTATGGCGACCAGCATGATAGGTTGGTATGGTGATGGTAACGGCTATATTGGCGATATTCATTTAGCACCAGAATCGGCGCATACCGCCAGTATTACCTATGCAATGGCCGGTGACACATCACCTTGGCAATGGAGTACAAACCTTTGGTACAGCGCAGTCAATGATTATATCGATGCCGATGTGGTGGGTCGTTTTAATCGCAGTAATATTGCGGATAATAAACGTCATATTTTAAAATTTACCAATGTAGATGCACACCTTTATGGGGTGCGATTCGATGGCTCAGTACAACTTCATGACAGTAAAAACCAAGGCCAAATTACATTAAAAGCCAAGGTTAATGCGACCCGTGGTGAGCGCGATGATAGTAACGACCCGCTTTATCAAATTCAACCCTTACAAAGTGAATTAAAGCTGATACAACAACAGGATAACTGGCAGCACGCCATCAGTTGGCAATGGGTCGATAGCAAACATCGTATAGACGCACGCCGCCTTGAAAATCAAACCGATAGTTATCATTTGGTTAATATTCAAAGCAGTGTGACTTGGCAGCAATTAAGCATGACATTTGCCATCACTAATTTTCTTGATACTCAGTACGAATTACCATTAGGTGGCGTTAATATTGCAGAATTTAAAGCCGATACCTCACAAGGGTATCAACAATTACGCGGTCAAGGTCGCTCGTTGAATGTCAGTATGAATTATACTTTTTAA
- a CDS encoding HAAS signaling domain-containing protein, protein MSQLFPIESEITQKVWDHFDTELKHKLKPLPLAEREDIRLEILSHLYESAMHNEGETEADKMINAITKLGSPDEYLTPLISEILHAQEVSKGHPQAILTALINHTKKGVLHFVATLAFGFGYCLSILIFIMGLLHIVDNNVGVWLDKNGGLMSLSFSFQPDAVQWLPNWFSLIAISGSIAVYFVLNKLLFWLLARTKKSPAL, encoded by the coding sequence ATGAGCCAATTATTTCCTATCGAAAGCGAGATTACACAAAAGGTTTGGGACCATTTTGATACTGAGTTAAAGCATAAACTCAAACCTTTACCATTGGCAGAAAGAGAGGATATTCGTTTAGAAATATTGAGTCATTTGTATGAATCTGCGATGCACAACGAAGGTGAAACAGAAGCGGATAAAATGATCAATGCGATTACAAAATTGGGTTCCCCAGATGAATATTTAACGCCTTTAATCAGTGAAATTTTACATGCGCAAGAAGTATCAAAAGGGCATCCTCAGGCAATTTTAACTGCGTTGATCAACCACACTAAAAAGGGCGTATTGCATTTTGTTGCAACCCTTGCTTTTGGCTTTGGCTATTGTTTAAGTATTTTGATATTTATTATGGGCTTATTGCATATAGTTGATAATAATGTTGGCGTTTGGCTCGATAAAAATGGCGGCTTAATGTCGCTCTCATTTTCGTTTCAACCTGATGCGGTACAATGGTTGCCAAATTGGTTTTCGTTAATCGCAATCAGTGGCAGCATCGCTGTTTATTTCGTTTTAAACAAACTATTGTTTTGGTTACTGGCACGAACAAAAAAATCGCCAGCGTTATAA
- a CDS encoding PadR family transcriptional regulator, whose product MTTESDQVIERWLPQFRKGLLEFIILLKLQQGQSYGYEIASEIKRLTMIDVAEGTLYPLLNRLKRDGLVITEWQTAEVGTPRKYYQITELGYEVLTKMKFTWSNTHNSILQMVMQS is encoded by the coding sequence ATGACAACTGAAAGCGATCAGGTGATCGAGCGATGGTTACCGCAATTTAGAAAAGGGCTTTTAGAATTCATCATTCTTTTAAAGTTACAACAAGGGCAAAGCTATGGTTATGAAATTGCGTCTGAAATAAAAAGGCTGACGATGATAGACGTTGCAGAAGGTACTTTATACCCATTGTTAAACCGACTTAAGCGCGACGGGTTAGTGATAACCGAATGGCAAACGGCCGAAGTGGGTACTCCTCGTAAATACTATCAAATTACTGAGTTAGGCTATGAAGTACTGACTAAAATGAAGTTTACTTGGAGCAATACCCATAATTCAATTTTACAAATGGTGATGCAATCATGA
- a CDS encoding alpha/beta hydrolase family protein — translation MLNRTSIILTTISWLMFSSIAFAQTQIKDAQGAWLGTMSIPNGPTLRVGVEVFKRANNEWGANVASLDQMSRYMTSDIALQNNILTVQLREAPIKITGQLSADGKTIAAEFTQGDNHWALPLSKVTMLPQINRAQTPTAITTYNENEVRYVNSNDQTWLSGTLTTPKDNLRHPAVMLIAGSGPNQRDSYHNGHRPFKVLADYLTKQGFVVLRADKRGVYQSAGQFKEGDVHNFANDTQAAIQFLKTHDQVDANRIFLIGHSEGSFIAAMAATIEKVQGVISMAGPGMSTLDILLLQDQTEPAAKGATKAETDVLLKFSQPFYRTVLSTTDEHKRKLELQALYDNLTGSRAEIVNKWVAQQGTLNVNLAASNTFYLWLQQNPLDYWAKLAIPALLLNGDKDSQVPAQENIAGLANTLKNNKISYQQYILPGLNHMFQDAQSGANDEYASIEETINPKALDIIGQWLKQQAK, via the coding sequence ATGCTTAATCGAACCAGTATCATACTGACAACAATTTCATGGCTCATGTTTAGTTCTATTGCGTTTGCCCAAACACAGATAAAAGATGCGCAAGGCGCATGGTTAGGAACCATGAGCATACCAAATGGCCCAACATTACGTGTTGGTGTGGAAGTATTTAAACGCGCAAACAACGAATGGGGAGCAAATGTCGCAAGCCTAGATCAAATGAGCCGCTATATGACTTCAGATATTGCACTACAGAACAACATTCTAACGGTACAATTGCGCGAAGCACCTATCAAAATTACCGGTCAATTGAGTGCTGATGGTAAAACAATTGCAGCAGAGTTTACCCAAGGTGATAACCACTGGGCCTTACCTTTAAGCAAAGTAACTATGCTTCCTCAAATCAACCGCGCGCAAACACCCACGGCTATTACGACGTATAATGAAAACGAAGTACGCTATGTTAATTCGAACGATCAAACATGGTTATCTGGCACATTAACCACTCCTAAAGATAACCTTCGCCACCCTGCTGTTATGTTAATTGCGGGCTCGGGTCCAAATCAACGCGATTCATATCACAACGGTCATAGACCATTTAAAGTATTGGCTGATTATTTAACAAAACAAGGGTTTGTTGTACTGCGCGCTGATAAGCGTGGCGTCTATCAATCTGCGGGTCAATTTAAAGAAGGCGATGTACACAACTTTGCCAATGATACACAGGCGGCAATTCAATTTTTAAAAACTCATGACCAAGTTGATGCCAATCGCATCTTCCTTATAGGACATAGCGAAGGTAGTTTTATTGCAGCAATGGCTGCCACAATTGAAAAAGTGCAAGGCGTGATTTCGATGGCAGGCCCTGGAATGTCTACCTTAGACATTCTTTTATTACAAGATCAAACAGAGCCCGCGGCAAAAGGAGCAACTAAAGCAGAAACTGACGTATTGCTAAAGTTCAGTCAACCGTTTTATCGAACGGTACTCAGTACAACGGATGAACACAAACGTAAACTTGAGTTGCAAGCTTTGTACGATAATTTAACCGGCTCGAGGGCTGAAATAGTGAACAAATGGGTCGCACAGCAAGGCACCTTAAATGTTAATTTAGCCGCCAGTAATACGTTTTATCTTTGGTTACAGCAAAACCCACTCGATTACTGGGCAAAACTAGCTATACCCGCTTTGTTACTTAATGGTGATAAAGATTCCCAAGTACCAGCACAAGAAAACATTGCAGGACTTGCAAACACACTAAAAAACAACAAAATAAGCTATCAGCAATATATTTTGCCTGGTCTTAATCACATGTTTCAAGATGCACAAAGCGGTGCAAATGATGAATATGCTAGCATTGAAGAAACCATCAATCCCAAAGCCTTAGACATTATCGGCCAATGGTTAAAGCAACAGGCCAAATAA
- a CDS encoding GNAT family N-acetyltransferase — protein sequence MNLTIRHYETEDLIAVLDSWEEATRLAHTFMTDEFIYQERQNVAQLYLPNTDTWVAQIDGVVVGFIALMGNEVGAIFLKPDFHGHGIGAALMNKARQLHGDLVVEVFKENTLGRNFYAKYGFEFVEETFHQPTSQTLLRLQYHTDL from the coding sequence ATGAATTTAACAATAAGACACTATGAGACTGAAGATTTAATTGCTGTGCTCGATTCTTGGGAAGAGGCAACGCGGCTTGCACATACATTTATGACGGATGAATTTATCTATCAAGAACGACAGAATGTAGCTCAATTGTATTTGCCCAATACCGATACTTGGGTAGCGCAAATTGATGGTGTTGTTGTCGGTTTTATTGCGTTGATGGGTAACGAAGTGGGGGCAATATTTTTGAAGCCTGACTTTCATGGTCATGGTATTGGTGCGGCATTGATGAATAAAGCCCGCCAGTTGCATGGGGATTTAGTTGTTGAAGTGTTTAAAGAGAACACGCTTGGCCGTAATTTTTATGCAAAATATGGTTTTGAGTTTGTTGAAGAAACGTTTCATCAGCCCACTTCACAAACATTATTGCGTTTGCAATACCACACTGATTTGTAA
- a CDS encoding helix-turn-helix domain-containing protein, with protein MKNWKLTPTDPKVAKYIDCYWFLEREVGDTGNHRPKLNPDPAAHLIIVDAELPYHYEHELNIQTGFGSHWIFAHRNTFIMNHAQPFRMLGIKFKVGALYSLALSGTLPTLDKVDCIALNQWVIGQSFLTQDLLTQAQSHQIHTRDLLNKTLSPWLSTIEDDRHSELTRAILPLLNSRVNISEIGERLHRSQRTIERSFLKTTQLTLKQCKSMIRLEEILNYLYKLDEKEINWPDLACKFQFSDQPHLIRYLKSAIGATPSDYAAMRDLTIDVYGDFELS; from the coding sequence ATGAAAAACTGGAAGCTTACCCCAACAGATCCCAAGGTCGCTAAATATATTGACTGTTACTGGTTTCTTGAGCGAGAAGTAGGAGATACGGGTAATCATCGACCAAAATTAAACCCCGATCCTGCTGCACACCTTATTATTGTTGATGCTGAGCTGCCATATCACTACGAGCACGAATTAAACATTCAAACCGGATTTGGTAGTCATTGGATATTTGCTCATCGAAATACATTTATTATGAACCATGCGCAGCCTTTTCGTATGCTAGGTATTAAATTTAAAGTTGGGGCACTTTATTCATTAGCACTGTCCGGTACTTTGCCAACGCTGGATAAAGTTGACTGTATTGCGCTTAATCAATGGGTTATTGGCCAATCATTTTTGACCCAAGATCTATTAACACAGGCACAAAGCCACCAAATTCATACCCGAGATTTACTCAATAAAACCTTGTCTCCTTGGTTATCTACAATTGAAGATGATCGCCACAGTGAACTAACTCGGGCCATTTTGCCTTTACTTAATAGCAGGGTAAATATTTCTGAAATAGGGGAGCGACTTCATCGCTCTCAACGTACTATAGAGCGTAGTTTTTTGAAAACAACTCAACTTACCTTAAAGCAGTGTAAGTCAATGATCCGCTTAGAGGAAATACTCAATTATCTCTATAAATTAGATGAAAAAGAGATCAATTGGCCCGATCTCGCTTGTAAGTTTCAATTTAGTGATCAACCTCATTTGATTCGATATTTAAAAAGCGCTATTGGCGCAACTCCCTCAGACTATGCCGCGATGAGAGATTTAACTATCGATGTTTATGGCGATTTTGAGTTAAGTTAA
- a CDS encoding VF530 family DNA-binding protein, with protein sequence MSTNEPYGNNPLHGVKLEQVVAELVEQYGFEILHAYLELQCLKNNPSIESTVKFLRKTVWAKEKVENFYLYRLKNLPKPDDVQYLLPPRDRTIPAEHKPGLPCELSFSDAKRIKEKKALKDQARIRKKRSTSDNPWGI encoded by the coding sequence ATGAGTACTAACGAGCCATATGGCAATAATCCACTACATGGCGTCAAGCTAGAGCAAGTTGTCGCTGAATTGGTTGAACAATATGGCTTTGAAATTTTACATGCGTATTTAGAATTGCAATGTTTAAAAAACAATCCAAGTATTGAGTCAACCGTTAAGTTTTTACGTAAAACAGTGTGGGCTAAAGAAAAAGTTGAAAACTTTTATCTGTATCGGTTAAAAAATCTTCCAAAGCCAGATGATGTGCAATATTTATTACCGCCAAGGGATCGTACTATTCCAGCAGAGCATAAACCGGGTTTACCTTGTGAATTAAGTTTTAGTGATGCAAAACGTATTAAAGAGAAAAAAGCGTTAAAAGACCAAGCGCGGATCCGCAAAAAACGTTCAACGTCAGATAACCCTTGGGGCATCTAA
- a CDS encoding DUF6482 family protein, whose product MKLSKLEKYFEVEKLVFHSLECALYNVSAVVEGQEYMITDEKNQRLKSHNILLLQRQCERVKAKKHVVRQSSAYDEMVGGPIKVNNEMEVSLGDNKLY is encoded by the coding sequence ATGAAACTGAGTAAATTAGAGAAATACTTTGAAGTCGAAAAATTAGTTTTTCATTCACTTGAATGTGCTTTGTATAACGTCAGTGCCGTGGTTGAAGGGCAGGAATATATGATCACCGATGAAAAAAATCAGCGTTTAAAAAGTCATAATATTTTGCTGTTGCAGCGCCAGTGCGAACGGGTCAAAGCCAAAAAACACGTGGTGCGTCAATCGAGTGCCTATGATGAAATGGTAGGTGGGCCGATTAAAGTTAATAATGAAATGGAAGTATCGCTTGGCGATAACAAGTTATATTAG
- a CDS encoding M13 family metallopeptidase has product MKKKLIAAALVAVFITGCSEPQATKTQQQAPAAAPAKAELGSFGIDLTARNEAIKPGDDFFMYASGTWYDNYVMPADKTRFGAFAALADRSEERVKTIIEEIATRKNLNAEEKLIADFYNAYMDTATLNKLGVTPIQPLLAQISAVASTDDLIKLFGQSWLTGVKSPIGGGMWFNRLDPNKYEMSLGAGGLGLPDRSFYLEDAERFAKTRTAYVEHIAKMLNFAGIDNTAERAQAILALETKIAQGHWPREQRRNRDLTLNQIARTELNTAYPDFNWDLYFAQTGYQVPQLNMSQPEPIKAMIALINQEDIAVWKDYLTYHALSGNAELLSEDVFNTNFEFYGKELSGQQEPRPRWKRAISQMSDTESLGFAIGKVYVARYFPESSKQQMSELVENLRTALGERIDNLDWMGAETKVNARAKLAAFVPKIGYPDVWQSFDGLSISKTDLMGNVRNMREFFQAESIAKEQKKTDRNRWGMTPQRVNAYYNSSFNEIVFPAAILQPPFFDPNADAAVNYGGIGAVIGHEMGHGFDDQGSKSDADGVQRNWWTDADRAAFDAKADQLAAQYSQYEPIAGNFVNGRNSLGENIGDVGGLAMAYHAYKLSLKGKEAPIIDGLTGDQRFFLAWAQVWKEKRTEQSMLNQLRAGTHAPGQYRAQAPRNHDAWYKAFNVQPGDALYLPEDQRVRIW; this is encoded by the coding sequence ATGAAGAAAAAACTAATCGCAGCCGCTCTTGTCGCTGTATTTATCACTGGCTGCTCTGAGCCACAAGCAACAAAGACCCAACAACAAGCCCCCGCTGCTGCCCCTGCAAAAGCTGAACTGGGCAGTTTTGGTATTGATTTAACCGCTCGTAACGAAGCCATTAAACCAGGCGATGATTTTTTCATGTATGCCAGCGGCACTTGGTATGATAACTATGTGATGCCTGCAGATAAAACCCGATTTGGTGCTTTTGCAGCCCTTGCCGATCGCAGCGAAGAACGCGTTAAAACTATCATCGAAGAAATAGCTACCCGCAAAAATTTAAATGCTGAAGAAAAACTCATTGCCGATTTTTACAATGCTTATATGGACACGGCCACACTTAATAAACTGGGTGTGACACCAATCCAACCTCTTTTAGCCCAAATTAGTGCAGTTGCATCAACCGATGATCTCATCAAACTCTTTGGCCAATCATGGTTGACCGGCGTTAAATCTCCAATCGGTGGTGGCATGTGGTTTAACCGCTTAGATCCAAATAAATACGAGATGTCGTTAGGTGCAGGTGGTTTAGGCTTACCTGATCGTTCGTTCTACCTAGAAGACGCTGAACGGTTTGCGAAAACCCGTACTGCGTATGTTGAACATATAGCCAAGATGCTTAACTTTGCCGGCATCGACAACACCGCAGAACGCGCGCAGGCTATTTTGGCCCTTGAAACAAAAATAGCCCAAGGCCATTGGCCACGTGAACAACGCCGTAACCGTGACTTGACCCTCAATCAAATTGCGCGTACTGAGCTAAACACCGCTTATCCAGATTTTAACTGGGATTTGTATTTTGCCCAAACAGGCTACCAAGTACCACAACTGAACATGTCACAACCTGAGCCAATCAAAGCTATGATTGCACTAATCAACCAAGAAGACATCGCAGTTTGGAAAGATTATTTAACCTACCATGCCCTAAGTGGAAACGCTGAGTTATTGTCTGAAGATGTTTTTAATACAAACTTTGAATTTTATGGCAAAGAGCTGAGCGGCCAGCAAGAGCCGCGTCCACGTTGGAAACGTGCTATTAGCCAAATGTCGGATACTGAGTCGCTTGGTTTTGCCATTGGTAAAGTGTATGTAGCGCGTTACTTCCCTGAGTCATCAAAACAACAAATGTCTGAACTGGTCGAAAACCTGCGCACCGCTTTAGGTGAGCGTATTGATAACCTAGATTGGATGGGCGCAGAAACGAAAGTGAATGCGCGTGCAAAACTAGCCGCCTTTGTACCAAAAATTGGTTACCCCGATGTATGGCAGTCATTTGATGGTTTAAGCATTAGCAAAACCGATTTAATGGGTAATGTGAGAAACATGCGCGAGTTTTTCCAAGCCGAAAGCATCGCCAAAGAGCAGAAAAAAACCGACCGTAATCGCTGGGGCATGACACCGCAACGTGTTAACGCCTATTACAATAGCTCATTTAATGAAATCGTTTTTCCTGCAGCCATTTTACAACCACCGTTTTTTGATCCAAACGCAGATGCTGCGGTTAACTATGGTGGAATAGGTGCCGTTATCGGCCATGAAATGGGCCACGGTTTTGACGATCAAGGTTCAAAATCAGATGCAGATGGCGTGCAACGTAACTGGTGGACAGATGCCGACCGTGCTGCATTCGACGCTAAAGCAGACCAACTTGCCGCACAATACAGTCAATATGAACCAATTGCTGGCAACTTCGTTAATGGCCGTAACAGCCTAGGTGAAAACATCGGCGACGTGGGTGGTTTAGCCATGGCTTACCATGCTTACAAACTCAGCTTAAAAGGCAAAGAAGCGCCAATTATTGATGGCCTGACGGGCGATCAACGTTTCTTCTTAGCATGGGCACAAGTGTGGAAAGAAAAACGCACTGAGCAAAGCATGCTTAATCAACTGCGCGCCGGTACACACGCACCGGGTCAATACAGAGCGCAAGCACCTCGTAACCACGACGCCTGGTACAAAGCGTTTAATGTGCAACCGGGTGATGCGTTATACTTACCAGAAGATCAACGCGTTCGCATTTGGTAA
- a CDS encoding TipAS antibiotic-recognition domain-containing protein, protein MHKLSKEYLAECVQALDIEQTDSLSSTDNWAHVNKTLVHQDWDILYKKLAEYVDETAVNNESVQALMKEHFEIACRFYIPSKKAYIGMAIFYNQNEDMKKFHNSYHPAMVEYLGDAIVYYADNNL, encoded by the coding sequence ATGCATAAATTAAGTAAAGAGTATTTAGCTGAATGTGTGCAAGCTCTTGATATCGAGCAAACTGATAGCTTATCAAGTACAGATAATTGGGCGCACGTCAATAAAACGCTTGTCCATCAGGACTGGGATATTCTATATAAAAAATTAGCAGAGTACGTTGATGAGACAGCCGTTAATAATGAAAGTGTTCAAGCATTAATGAAAGAACACTTTGAAATAGCTTGTAGATTTTATATTCCATCTAAAAAAGCATATATAGGTATGGCTATTTTTTATAATCAAAATGAAGATATGAAAAAATTTCATAATTCATATCATCCTGCAATGGTCGAATATTTGGGTGATGCAATTGTATATTACGCAGATAATAATTTATAA
- a CDS encoding endonuclease/exonuclease/phosphatase family protein, giving the protein MSIATWNTQGFNPLTYTLNQNQQNFPPATHNLVPDYICFQEVGNANYAGALGPAIVCAWNPAPSLGVYHQITNANINGTLYNGYHIPWRANVPGNQRCSLAILWRAALGGHAVFPIGAWPSGNAARRPIVWVTPVAGPRIGCIHAPAGGNMVYVTNALNAIAVGAPAAGWVLAGDINIEPGALGPLPVAVNQQNTGDWTHHGTDGDPNTNLDYIFHHTVGPFANAQSAGNLVESDHLQCRFS; this is encoded by the coding sequence ATGAGTATAGCAACCTGGAATACACAAGGATTTAACCCATTAACATATACGTTAAATCAGAATCAACAAAATTTCCCTCCGGCCACCCATAATTTAGTGCCAGATTATATTTGTTTTCAAGAGGTCGGCAATGCTAACTATGCGGGGGCTTTAGGGCCTGCGATTGTTTGTGCATGGAATCCTGCACCATCACTTGGTGTCTATCACCAGATTACTAATGCAAACATAAACGGTACTCTATACAACGGTTATCATATTCCTTGGCGAGCAAATGTACCAGGAAACCAACGATGTAGTTTGGCTATATTATGGAGAGCTGCCCTTGGAGGACATGCCGTTTTCCCCATCGGTGCTTGGCCCTCTGGTAATGCAGCGCGAAGGCCTATTGTATGGGTGACACCTGTAGCAGGACCGAGAATAGGGTGCATTCATGCACCTGCCGGCGGAAATATGGTATATGTAACAAATGCACTAAATGCGATTGCCGTTGGAGCACCAGCTGCTGGATGGGTATTGGCTGGTGACATAAATATAGAGCCAGGCGCTCTTGGTCCTTTACCTGTTGCTGTTAATCAGCAAAATACAGGTGATTGGACACATCATGGTACCGATGGTGATCCTAATACGAATTTAGACTATATATTTCATCATACAGTTGGTCCGTTCGCAAATGCTCAAAGTGCTGGTAATCTTGTCGAATCTGATCACCTGCAATGTCGCTTTTCATAA
- a CDS encoding DUF4177 domain-containing protein yields MKINAALVLEIRLRRAWTQEQLSQFSGLSHRTIQRVEKEATGSLETKKALAATFEIDITDLDYEEVPVMKKYEYKTVEVPFKMSLFKSGTPDIQNLLNAEGDSGWRLKEIVLPATGFGESTSMVVILERERIE; encoded by the coding sequence ATGAAAATTAATGCAGCATTAGTTCTCGAAATACGGTTACGTCGAGCTTGGACTCAAGAGCAGCTTTCTCAATTCTCCGGGCTGAGCCACAGGACAATTCAGAGAGTCGAAAAAGAAGCAACAGGGTCGCTCGAAACAAAAAAGGCGCTTGCTGCAACATTCGAAATTGATATTACTGACCTTGATTACGAGGAAGTACCTGTTATGAAAAAATATGAATATAAAACGGTAGAAGTACCCTTTAAGATGAGCCTTTTTAAGTCTGGTACGCCTGACATCCAGAATTTATTAAATGCTGAAGGCGATTCAGGCTGGAGATTGAAGGAGATCGTGTTACCGGCTACAGGGTTCGGTGAGTCTACCTCCATGGTAGTTATTCTAGAACGAGAAAGAATCGAATGA